The DNA window GGAGTCTTCCGGAGCTAATTTTCCTTCTATATTTTTGCTCTGTTTTGTGATCCTTTCCAACAAACCGGCACCTCGACCAGATCGAGGATCAACGAGAGTCAGGGTGACCAAGGTGATCTAGTCGGGATAGAACGGCATGAAGCTAGGAGGAGTCGCGCGCGGGTGTACTCGAAGTAGCGCGGTGGCATTAGCGGCTGGGATCGCGGTGGGACCATTGTGAATTGTTGCCATTAGCGGTGCTACCGAGGCTCCCCTCTAGGTCCCACCgcgacgcttcgagcgcaaccgctcacgcagcagcactgagcttcatgtaGTTCAGGTCCAATTATACTGTATCCTGCAGtacaaacacaaataaatgatTCAAAATTACTATGTAACCGCTGAAAATTCGTTAAGAAAAATCACTAGCACACTATCCGAACGCTTGGTTTTCGCTAAAAGTGGTTTCgagcaatcaatcaatcaatacttCCAGCCGGGTCAAATTTGTCcatctttctctctttttttccataactGTACTAGAATTAACTCTTACCCTCcgaaaattttataattaattattattgatttttttaaattttacaatcAAGAAGTGAATGAATCGTATCTatggtttatttttattctcactgaaaatttacaaaattcaatatttttaaagaaaatttcccgTATTTTTAAAGCGAATTCGACTTCTAAAAGAGAGGGTGTAACCGCCACGTATCGTTGTCGCCCTCAAAATCAATTCTcgcctcgattttttttttcagcacacAGAGTGCAACTAATCTATCATTAATAGTGATAGGATGGGTTTTTTCACGGAGCGATGACAGTCCGCGCTATATCTTTCGCgcgcgacaaaaaaaaacattttcctgACTATTTTGTCACGATAAGATCAGCTGCAAGTGAACCACACTGTACCGTATCCAGTGACTGTGGTTGATTGATCCATATGATTTGTGCTGCAGTCgagaacagaaataaaatttcattcataATTTATCCTCTAAAAACTAACGTTACACTTTTTATACGTGTCGGATCATCACATAactgaatttcaaatttgcatTAGTTAAATGTTGGgggaaatttttggaagaaaagcaTCAAAGGAATCTTACggggtatggattttcgttggagtatacctatatcgggtcgtaaattatgaaTATAGGGGTGGTTCCggtcatctctccctgcatcactgtgaACCGACAACTGCGGAACACTTACGAGTCCTCTATTCCAACGCGCCACCCATGCGttccgcccccgcctgcgattcgtcgaaaatccactAGGCCGCCCCAATTCGTTTCATTGGACGAATCACATGCAGGGGCGGGACGCAAGGGTGGTgcattgcaatagaggacggggactgggctgatgcctttaaggatttgCCAGAAAGATGGAAGATGACTGCAGGAACGGAAGGGAGATATATcttagataaataaaaagttcatttttttcagttttgagaaagaaaggaaatgaaatggatAGCATTGTTAAcgtgacgatttttttttgtgacccAGCACAATCGCTGCTCcatcgtttcttttttgaagaacttttttttgaagataaaatCACGTTACTCtaaaggaacaaaaaggaCACAAGAACAAATGTTTTATTCTTAGATTCACACTTATAACACACGTAAAGCAGAGCAATCAGTTGGCTTTCGAGATCCGTCTTCCTCTTACCGGAACTCGACCGTATGCAtaatttagtttatttaacaataaatttacttaacaacctcgtgtacagcttatcaaactcgatactataATTTAGTTTATATTGTATAACCTTGGGAACACAAAGCGGATCAACTCCAATCAAAGATCCTAGAATCTATGCTTAATTAATAATGTTCGTTTTTCATATCCTGAAGAACCTGCATTTTGAGCGGAaaatctgaaacaaaaaaaaccatgttttttattctttctgtgATGGTATGGGCACAAAACAGAAGCAAGTATCCAAATATTGTGGTTCCCGTAGGGCAAACGTGAACGCTGGTGGTCGAAGAGATTCCCCTGGAATATGCGCTACcactttttctctcctttattATTCCCTGAAGGCCTACAGAACACATTAATTCGATGATTTTCGTTCACATCATCAGTTACCTGCTCTTACGCTTCCAGAGGCGAATAATAAGAGTAGGCGATGAGAAGTAGGGATGAGAAGAGCTCTGTCCAGAGTTGAGTTCAGgatgtttcttctctttatcaCACTATCAGACGAATCGAATGCTTGAAGAGCgcataaaaaggataaaaggatacggtcactggcgtatcaatccactcgggatgcgccaacgagtTTTACTGAAATTCGCAATCGTTAACGTtctggaacgcgtattggcctatacaatgacctgcgggggccagccgatgatcaattcagtgtttttatcctcccagacaagtctggatttatcgaccccggagggatgaaaagcttggtgaacactagagcggattcgaaccctcgaccgtgtggctacaacggacctctaaccgactgcgccacacccgccccgaaGAGCACATATCGAGTACATAAAAGCGAAATATGTGATTATcagttgaatttaaaaaaaaagtgtaatagGATTGAGCATTTTAcggggaaaaagaaacaaatattttgaaaaaatcttcgtTGGAAAAATACAGGGTTTCTCGTATTGTATGGTTTTCGAAACTGGCGTGCTCGTTGGAAATTAgcttaatttttccaaaacaaaatgaagtaGCTCTGTACTACGAAGATTGCGAGTTTGGAACTAGTGGAAATGTAATCAGAAATGAAAGATTcgtatttaagaaaatttaaatagtcattttaaaaaatatgtcaCCTTTAATTTTTGGGAAGAtgtaaagagaaagaagaatttgttGTTTGATTGTGGAGAACGAGGATGAGAGGATAGGAACAATTTTTCCGATATTATCGAAGAAACGCAGGAAGTAAATCCTAGAAACCTTGTCAAGCTATTTCAcccgctgttttttttctatttataataatattatcattaacatttttatctaatattatattattattagtattattttattttattttctttcttttatgtttttcagcagcagaatttgaaaaagcCCTCAAAACCATGTTAGTCCATGTTGTTTTTCCACTAAAATCAAACCATATTCACTACGGTCGCGTCCCTTTCAACCTGTTCGCAGGTTAACGAAATCCTGGACATTCCAATACATCATATTTTAGCAATGGATCGTCTGCTACTGGTGTCAGTTATGaacagatttattttttggaatggATCATAATACAAAGGAAAAACATCCAAGGATAAGCTACACGgaagaaatttaatttatattctCTCTTACTAGGAATTCATCGCATAAAATGCTGTTGCATAGggcaaaggaaaaataatcaaaatttaataatCAATCTTAATCAATCAGCAATCATTAAATAATCAATCGCAATCAATCAATAGTCACTCAGTAATCAAAtttaatagataaaataatcaaaaaattaGTTGTGGACCACCACTGGGCATCACTGGATGCATAAAAGAAGTCAACGTATAGCAGATAACGTGAAAACTGTAGACACAAACTTTTCAGTCATCCTATCCTCCAGCACTTTTCCAATGGAATAACTAATCGATAAAATGTCTAGGCAGATCTTTTTGAGGGATTCCTACAATTCCACAAATAGTGCTGTACTCTAATCTGTACTTACCTGTACTTTTATGCACTTTTGGGCGAAACGGTTCGAAGATAAGAATGGTTCCATGAAAGCAGTTGGAAGAGGGGCAGAACATGCTCGATCCGAATCATTTAAGGATTCCTAGATCAGTGAGATTCTCTAGATTCTTAGCAATGAAGATGATCAAAGAAACTCGACCACTTCTCAGCCGCGgctcgaaagaaaattttcaaaaaaattgtggtaGCATGAAATCGTATCCGGTATGGATGTGAGCCACTGAAGTGGTTCTGGAACGTTCGAATAGTGCTCGTAACAAAGTACAATCCCGAAATTTGCATTAAAAATCCTTCTCAAGTCAGACTAATCCTTGGAGACCGTCACAAGTCATTAAAAGTAAAGTTAAAGTAATTAAAAGTAAgtgaatttttggaaacacaATTAAAAAACATCTGCGGTGATCCATAATTTCAAACATCCTTACATAGGGCTTTAGTCCTTTTTTCACAcaattcattggtttttttttcaaaatttcggtTGAAAACGGGTAAACTTCCCGGTGATATCCGTACTTTCTGCCTAGTAACCATCGGGGAATTCAAACCAAAGCTTAGTTAAATCatttttctccgttttttaCCTACCTaccaaaataaacataaacaaaaacaaaactaaaccTACCTACCAAAATGTTACCTGTTATTGCTGTGAGATAAAACACAAAATGAAACCGATAAGTTTGtccagttaaaaaaaaaacaaaaaaaaccaaaaaagctattagatattttcaatttcttcacaGGAGGGCCTTGCCACCAAAAACTCTGGCGATTAATTTCTGACAGAGAGGTATCTAGAAAGAATATTTATTCACACCATGGCTTCACAAATTCCATgcttgttttccatttttaatcACAGTAATCCATGATTCTAGTTTAAAATGGAATTTGTGAAGACATGATGTGAAtaaatgctttgaaaaattcctttcGTTCAGAATTAATCGTTACAGATTCCCGGACACATCATGGAATTATATAAGTGTTATTTCGCCGCGATGTGCCCATCACGTCCCTAGCACCATAAGATTACCTCTCTGAAATTTGAggctttttccaaaatttccaggactttttccctctttttctccAACAGAAAACTCTTTATCTCAAAATGATAAAACACATATATTTTTCGTTAGGAAAATTTCCCTTGACAGTTTCCTCATCGAACGATTTGCAGTCAACGCGGGACCCTTTTAAAATGTTCCATCTTTTAGTTCATTTCTTGAGCAGCGAGTCAACGTCCAACTATAAACGCTCCAGTGCCGCGACTTGATAATCAACTAGAactccctctctctcttttttcatagaaattgttcataaaagacagaaaaaaagaaaaaatccatgaaaatcctTTTCCCTTAGCACACGGGTTGTTTCGACTCTTCTTCGTCTTTGGaaactgaaaattaaaaaaagtacaaatattTCCGCTAAAATGTTACTTCCATTTTCAtcttatttctcttctctttatttttgttttttatttttctttctttatttccaaTATGGAAGATTGTGCCACCTGATCTTTTTATTACGGTATTTCTAGgacatataaaataaactaCGATAACCAGTTAAGTTCATCCTTTTCTAAAATCGAAGTCAAAATCCAGTGAATTTAGTTTTTAAAGGTCAACACTCACGTGACGTAGATAATTCTTTGCAAGCAGATAGCAGGCACCGGTGCAATTCTtatctgtgtgtgtgtttttttttttctatttctgtttctATCGGCAGAAAACTCCTAGGCCGTTATCAACGTTTCCCCCGATCGTTTACGTGTTTTTGGTGAAATGTCAAGGATTCGAATATAAATACACTACACTAGGAATAGTTcaaaagtaggaagaaattcAATTACAATGCGTGTTTGCCTCCGTTACTCTCTCCAgttctcttcttctcctctAAAAATGAGGTCCCATTTTGAGTTTGACACCTctgcatttgtttttgtacGCTTGAAATCCCCAAAATCACTTTGCTACCGCAAATTCAGCGAATTAATAGATTtcactttgagaaaaaaaatgtgcaaaatcAAGGGCCAGCGGCTTCCATTCAATTATTGAGGTAATAAAATCGTTCCAGAATGCAGGGACCCACGCAACGACACGAATTCATCGCCAGAGCCATTTATCCAGAGAGGCCTTGGAGCGTATAATTTTCTaagaatcaaatcaatcaatggaCGGGGATTGTAGCCGCTTAGGAATTTTTTCCGCTCAACAAATAATTGCTGTAGTTTGCTTCCAAATGATAAATAACACCATACAGGATTGATTTGTGTTCGCCTGTCAATCTGTACTCTCTTGACCAGAATTTTATCACTATTTACATCCTGAAAGGACGTTAGAGAAGTATAAAAGAAACGTTAGGGTGGAGCCCAGGCAAACTGGCCTCGGTAATTCGTAACACGCTCTTTCTTCAACTATTTTCAGTCCTCACCGGTCTAGGAGTCCCCCATACCCCTCCAGGACCACGTACATCTTCCTTAAATTAATATaacataaattaaaaataagtaaaaaattttgtaaaaatttaaaaaaatcaaaaaattaggttggaattagtaattaaaaataaaattaaatcaatgTAACTTCCTTAAATTTCTAATGGTGTAAGGCGCAGTTAAATCGATATCCTAAGTTGAGACCTGGTAACTTTCACAGCACCTGCAAGCAaggaataatataataaataataataaataaatataataatatttacctttcaaatacagtaaataaCATGACACTAGGAAGTCTTACTCTTCGTTTAAACGTGCTAGGACGATTTCATGgtaatttttgaaggatttcctggataaagttttttttctcataaatttttcattgccGATTAAATCCAACTTAATTATTGTCAGAGTACAAGGTGGGTTTCAGATTTCTATCTGTCATCTACGCCGGAATGGTATAAGGTACTGTAACCTGCTCGTTACATTCTTTTTTCGGTTTACATTTTACAAAGTTTACAAAGACTCTAGTCGTATTTGTTTGTGTTAGCGTCCTTAGCGGACGCAAAAATTCCtgaacttattttttctaactttgGCACGACATTGAGagcagtgaataaataaacaatgacaGAAGACCttccaattattttaatttttaacagCAAGAATAAATCCTACACTTAAATACGTACTTACTTTAAGCCCAGTGGGTGATATTATCTAGCTGTATATTTCCTGGAGTGTCTCATCCTTCATCATAGCTCTACGTAAACTTCTCGAAATCCACCAACTCCTTCCATCGAAACGAGTTCACAAAGCTCATCTAATCGCCGTTGTCAGTGCCGCcgaattttctcgttttccttgtggtgcacaaggctggcgcgctccagtcgaactcgttgtagaagatagcgccccggaacgctcgaagccgcatcttctgggccgttttttttcggcgattaggaagagatgaacggaatcatccttttcCCCACAGTCTACCGAACCATttctgattcgtggagtgatgcctttaaatcctcGACTTTTgtatggatttttgaaaattcgtaAAATTGTAATATTCATTAAATGTTGAGCAAAAAAGACGAAACAAACTGTATCCTGGTGCTGATTGCGGATTCACTTTAAATACAACCTTCTGAAACACATGGTTTGCCATTAATTCTACAATTTTTGGTGctctatttaaaggcatcaccccacgtatccgaggtggaacggatttcaggtgaagtattcgtatacgggatggtagattatggagaggggggtgattccgcccatttcttcccaattgccgcaaaaaacggcccgggcgacacggcttcgagcgatccggcgcgctattctctacaaggagttcgattggagcgcgccagccatgtgcacgcgccgcatcttccaggccgttttttacgggaattaggacgaaatcgacggaatcacccccttctccataatctactatcccgtatacgaatactccacctgaaatccgtaccatctcagactcgtggggtgaccCCTTTaataatatgattttttttcgatctacGGTTGTCTCTTCTTGATATTTGGACAacatagtaataataacaataatataaacaaaaatatcaatgATTTCAGGCGTACTCTCTTGGCCAACTGCAGTATTTGTAATGAAGAGTGAAGGTTCGTTCTAAGCTTATATGAAAGAGTTATACGGTATGAGATACATATTACAGTGAAATGTTCTGTACACGTAggtatctatttttatttacattaagATATATTACATTATGTACTAGTATTTTTATAGTGTATCTTAATGTAATAGTAAagtatattttattatcttaatatttttttagtaaatGTTAGTGTCaagaatttatgaaaaacaCTTTATTGTCCAACAATCTTCATTtcgacaattttttgaaaaagacaaaGTTGTCAAAAAGTCAGGCCAATAttaaaatttcaccaaaaacTTCCTTggcataagaaaaaaacatataaaaacaTCAGTGCTCTTTTTTCATGGATCATTTATGGTCGTTGCTTATGTTCACACACGATGCTGCGACGCGTTCGCAGTAACTCAGGGGACTTCAGCTTCTGCCGCGCAGACGCGTCGCAACACCAGAGATGGACATAAGTAGACGTACGACCACAATTCAACGTGAggacagaaaaaagacactGAAGACCCTCACACGTACCTCATTAGCCCTTGGGAATGCAAATTCTGGCACGAACACATTGAATAACCATTAAATAGCACTCTCATGCTATaaaacggatttttttcaattttaccgAATTCTATCTTTCCGAGTCCGGAAATACAACAACTGAACATCCAGGCATTCCTCTCAAATTTTCGTTCACTACAAAATCAGATCTTGTTCGGTTATTCTCCCACAATCCTAGACTATTCCTAGGCTATTATTCCCTCTGAAAAATTCCCTcgaaaaaaagtcaagaaaaatattttttcaaaaaaaaacctgcaaatTCGAGCGCAGATAAAGTTCTGATGAGTTAGAACTGATaaacttctttcaaatagcagaaaagcaccttccagaaattccaccgattccagaaataatatttcttttatttaagaAGTTAAAGCTATACTGAAACCGTTGTATGATGCAATGGAAAAACACTACTACAACGGGGAGCTGGAAAAATCGCTTGACTATTTCCACACTGACGCGGTTGTTGTAAGCAAAGGACAGGAAGTGCAATATGGGAAAAAACGTGAGCCGATTCATCtccaattatttcttttaaagaaattcctcTTCTAGAACTGCATACTTTCAGAGTCAGAACAAttcctaaactttttttttacagaaatagCGGAAGCATTCAAGAAATTCACCGAGGAGCACGGAGTCGTAAAATTTGCCGTACGTTATTTCCACATATAGGAAATATCGGGTAAAGTATCGTTGAGGGGagggggggcactcagtggtgcccttatttctcggagtaaataatatcaaatcaatcggggccctaaggcctaagcattagtcttagaggatctatgacatataaagttaagttactaagagaaaaaaaagtaagttagagcttcgggaaataagggcgccactgagcaCCCCCTCCAACAACATTTTCCCCGAAACATCACCTCAGTACCGTTCACATTCTTAACGGTAATTCTCCTCACCTCAGTGCACGAAAAACAAAGGAtgacgtttaaaaaaatctccccGATTTTTCTATGCAACAAAAGGGTCCCTACTAGATGCAAATGAGGGCACATGTGTACAATACAAGACACCGATGACGACTGGAACACGTCCCATCCATAAAATTCTTGCGTCTCGAATATTTTAGACGGATAGTTCCCGCAACTATCTTCTACGTAGAGCGTAGCGTATTCCAGAAGTTGTTGGAAATCCGCATCCAACGACTGAAAAATATGCAGTAACGAGAAAGTACAGGAAACTCAAGACACACAACGTAGGAAATATTGCTAAACTAAGGATAAACTcacaaaaagcacaaaaagtaGACAAAGTTACAGGCACGAATGAAACGGCTACAAACATACGTTAAAATAGGTGCCAAAAAAGGTGAGgccctaggaaaaaaaaccaaaaattattagaaatgtAGAAATTTGCACATACGTACGATGTTGTTCTCATAAAAAACTTTGTAGTGGATCCTCATACcgtatagtaaggtcaaaatgacacgaagcacgtacgcagttgcgtacgcggcttctctcgaggcagtgcgatggagcgtagcggttaggagagCTCTGGAACCCTTGATGGCACCGCCCACCGCTGCAGcacgcgacggtcccaccacgattccaactgttgtctccaccgcaccatttcgagcgcgtacgcaaatgcaatgtgatttatgtcgttttgagccgactatacATCCTAGTACACAAGAGAGAGAAGTTCCTGAGCGTTATTCTTCCCTCAACTCCTGTACTCATCGAAAGAACGATTTATGTCGTCTATTCTCCTTGTACAGTATAAGCGGTATGCTCTTTCATAGCCCTCAATGATTCTGTATCCTGGGCAATCGTCCCGACACATCCAGCAAAGGTTTGATACCACGCGAAACCGTTTGtcctgagaaaaagaaaatggtccCATATGACTATGTTCCACGGGTGCATGTGGCCCTTTTCGCACTGTCAGCCTTTTCGATCAATTCATATAACGCCAATAGTCGAAACAACAAGTTCTACAGCTTAGAAACACCTTTTTCCAAGTAGTTCGTCCGATTCCATGCGGATGTACTCGGCACATACAGTCGGCGTAAAACGTGTTGATTTGTGGTGACGCGTCGCGCTCCCCGGGGAAATCGTGCGCCAGCTTCTCGTTTCCAATCCTATAATATCGTAGAGCTTTCTCAGAAGCATACTCTTAGTTCTTTGTTTCAATTCGAATGTGAACGTCTCCTCAAATTTcaatccaaagaaaattttgttttagcGAAGCAACGAGAATTTCTGTGGAGCCGAATGTTGCCTCTGTATGTCATGTGACGTCACACTCGACACAccaaaaaaagggaaacaaaAGGCGAAAGTTTTTCATATTTGGAGGAAAGAAGATGGAAAATGGAAGCTCTTTCATGACGAATATCAAATTTGTGCTTAAGGATAGGCTTGTTGAATAAACTTGTAGCGTTGAACTCAACATTCATCAAttaacctttaaaaaaatcacattagaAAACACTGATCTACCTTCACAAATCAGATTCCGGATAGGAAAAGGTTGGTCAACTTGTTCGGCATGTTGATATTTTTCGCTAAATATTCTTACTATTACTGAACTCTGCGACAGAACGTGGTGCAAAGATGCTCGAACTTTTTCATCAGGCTCCACCTGCCATGAAAATTACGGGTCCCATTGTCAGTGATGGTTCTACAAACATAGTCGAGTTAGAACAACCTAAAGTTTGGGCCAGTTGGTAGAGATCCATTTGCGGTGGGCGAACGATGGTTACACCGCAGATCGTCTAAAGCGTATGTATGTAATTTGTAACCAGAAAATAGTGTCGGGTCAAAATTATCCCGTTATGGTGCAATTTCGGGAGCGATTCAGCCTGAGGTGTagtagggtcgaaacgacatgatcCTCGGTGCAGTTCCGgcaacgctcgaagcggtgtggtagagctcagcggttaggatcatcGCGGAAACCATGCTAGCACCGCTCATTTCGAAAAGATTCCAgttcgatcccaaccgctagttccaccgcgctgcttcgagcacagccgcttacgccaCTGCACCGAGcatcgtgtcgttttgactcgactatagttCGGTGGTGCCTTCTCCGCAACCCGAATGAAACTACCGATGATCCATTCGCGACAGCATCCGCTTATGGAATTGCACCACATGTCAAGTCGTCTTGACTCGACTGGATCTTAGCAACTATAGTAGGGCCAAAacgagcacgtacgcaattgtgtacgcggcttctctcgaggcgcttcggtgaaacgtagcggctaggaacgtggtgaaacctttgcCGACACCACAAACCATCGCTGCACTTTGTGACGGGCCCAACTCGGTTCcgactgctgcctccaccagGGGGCGTTCAGGAGGTACCCAAGCGAATCGGGTGCAGCCGATGTGTGTGCCAGTAGCAGCGATCGCCGCTACGCCTGTCCAGGCGCACTGTCCATACTTAGGCTCAGCCCACCCCTTCCACCGGAGGCGAGAAtgatatttctatatttctggATATCCTGACAAAACGAGCttataaggaaatgaaatgataagaaATGAGCTTCACAATGAGAAATCCGTTTGTAAATGAAGGTAAAAATAACGATATATGTCCGCGACTAACTAGAGTAGAACTTGAATACAAATCTTTACCCGTACAAAAAGGTAGAAACAGTAACTATAAGAATATAGTTTTGAAAGTAAATTTTCCCATCATTTCACTCCATATTTTCTCatgtttaggaaaaaaaaagttttgtcaATGTCAACAATCGTTGACCAGCGATCATACCGCGTCCTGTCCGCAAGATATTCCTCCAGGAAAATTGTGTGCCTTCAAGACAGTTTTCGCACTTGCCAGGACGATTGATAGCATCAACTTTACTCGGACACCAATAAAACAATCTAACATAAGCTAATAATACTTGTTATATATTACTAATATTACATAGCACTTGAAAAATAAAGCGAGTACGAATGggatttcgaaaacaaataaaaccaagcTCTAAACTCTTCCCCATCTAAGCGGATTGCAATGGTCATTATCACATTCTGGAGTTCATATACCTCTGATCAATCTGCTTAGGTTCAGCTGCGGAGAGTAGATGGGAAGGGCATCCTGCATCCGGGAAAGGTCCGCTGTCACTGCCGACCGCAGCGCAGCGCAACCATCGACGCACGCAACTCCTAAGGATATATTCCGACAGCCGCTCTGGGTACCTTCTGATGCGCACTCGCCTTCAcggcgccgtttcgagcgcgtacgcaaatgcaccgcaagtgcactcgtgattcatgtcgttttgacccgactgtacctGAACACAGCTTACAACTGtgagaaatgttttcttctaattttgaaCAGATGCTGGTATTTTTGTTAAGTGGACATGGcacagagtcaaaacgacatgaagcgcttagtgcagttgcgtgagcggctgcgctcgaagtgacgCGTTGGGGCAGCGGTcgagatcgaggtgggaccatcgcgcaGCACGGCGATGATCGGTGCTTGCAAGGGTCCCCCTCGAgccgaaccgctacgctccaccgcaccgcttcgagcgaaATCGCTTACACTGGCAGCAGAGTTCACAGCGGTGCGATCTGGCGACCACACGTTC is part of the Necator americanus strain Aroian chromosome V, whole genome shotgun sequence genome and encodes:
- a CDS encoding hypothetical protein (NECATOR_CHRV.G21005.T1), which translates into the protein MTLGSLTLRLNVLGRFHEVKAILKPLYDAMEKHYYNGELEKSLDYFHTDAVVVSKGQEVQYGKKQIAEAFKKFTEEHGVVKFARSNENFCGAECCLCMSCDVTLDTPKKGKQKAKVFHIWRKEDGKWKLFHDEYQICA
- a CDS encoding hypothetical protein (NECATOR_CHRV.G21005.T2); protein product: MISGVLSWPTAVFVMKSEEVKAILKPLYDAMEKHYYNGELEKSLDYFHTDAVVVSKGQEVQYGKKQIAEAFKKFTEEHGVVKFARSNENFCGAECCLCMSCDVTLDTPKKGKQKAKVFHIWRKEDGKWKLFHDEYQICA